Proteins encoded within one genomic window of Desulfonatronospira thiodismutans ASO3-1:
- the hepT gene encoding type VII toxin-antitoxin system HepT family RNase toxin: protein MNHDDITRNKAAIIERSLRRMKEEYNLDSDLKQQTHIDALILNLERACQAAIDLAMHLVAEKHLGMPQSSADAFRLLFKSGIISEQTARSMISMTGFRNVAIHEYQSLNMNIVRSIASEKWISLVDFCQELGLKIKP, encoded by the coding sequence ATGAATCATGATGATATCACCCGGAACAAGGCAGCCATAATCGAACGCAGCTTACGCAGGATGAAAGAAGAATACAACCTGGACTCGGACTTAAAACAGCAGACGCACATTGATGCCCTGATTCTGAATTTGGAACGGGCCTGCCAGGCGGCCATCGATCTTGCCATGCACCTTGTGGCCGAAAAGCACCTGGGCATGCCTCAAAGCAGTGCCGATGCTTTCAGGCTCCTTTTCAAAAGCGGCATCATCTCGGAACAGACCGCCCGGAGTATGATTTCCATGACCGGATTCAGAAATGTGGCTATCCATGAATACCAGAGCTTGAATATGAATATTGTCAGATCCATTGCCAGTGAAAAATGGATATCCCTGGTTGATTTCTGCCAAGAACTGGGTTTGAAAATAAAGCCGTAA
- a CDS encoding Nif11-like leader peptide family RiPP precursor, which translates to MSIDSAREFVNRVCSDNDFAKNLSDYKDVEEFCNSPKAKDAGFSFSTDDLNVVKRELTEEQKANLRCQDENCNWLGG; encoded by the coding sequence ATGTCTATCGATTCCGCCAGAGAGTTTGTTAACAGGGTATGCTCCGACAACGATTTTGCAAAGAATCTTTCCGACTACAAGGATGTTGAAGAGTTCTGCAATTCCCCCAAGGCTAAGGATGCGGGATTTTCTTTTTCAACAGATGACCTCAATGTTGTTAAAAGAGAATTGACTGAAGAACAGAAAGCCAACCTGCGCTGCCAGGATGAAAACTGCAACTGGCTGGGCGGCTGA
- a CDS encoding proline--tRNA ligase: MRWSRYFMPTLKEEPAEAEVVSHKLMLRAGMIRKLTAGIYTYLPAGWRALQKISEVIRGEMNRFYAIELLMPAVQPGDLWKETGRWEAYGKELLRFRDRHDRDYCIGPTHEEVITDLIRREVSSYRQLPLNLYQIQTKFRDEIRPRFGLMRGREFIMKDAYSFDKDEAGAAQSYEWMRQAYVSIFEKLGLQFRGVEADSGAIGGSVSQEFMVLADTGEDVIATCTHCDFAANLEKAEVTCASEDCPECSLPPEKVMTPGMHTVPQVAEYLNVPERKVLKTLLYDADGMAVAALVRGDRELNEVKLGNLLGAKHLQLAGQEQVEKWTGAGMGFAGPVGLKVDKIVADLELRLETDWITGANADDAHLRHVDLRRDAQVNAYHDLRSITREDPCPRCQGGIRMTKGIEVGHIFMLGAKYSQSMNAAYLDEHGAEKPLIMGCYGIGVGRVLAACIEQNHDENGIIFTPAIAPFEVTIIALNPKDEMVRNHSESLYNELCSQNVDVLLDDRDERPGFKFKDCDLVGSPLQVIVGAKGIKNGVLEVKERHSGHRHELPLEDFGRHFQEVRRKVREHFGLDAG, encoded by the coding sequence ATGCGCTGGAGCAGGTATTTCATGCCCACATTGAAGGAGGAACCGGCTGAAGCCGAGGTGGTGAGCCATAAGCTGATGCTCAGGGCCGGTATGATCCGCAAACTTACAGCAGGTATCTACACTTATCTGCCTGCTGGATGGAGGGCGCTGCAAAAGATATCCGAGGTGATACGCGGGGAAATGAACCGTTTTTACGCCATTGAGCTGCTCATGCCGGCGGTGCAGCCCGGGGATCTGTGGAAGGAAACCGGGCGCTGGGAGGCCTACGGCAAGGAGCTTTTGCGCTTCCGCGACCGCCATGACCGGGACTACTGCATCGGTCCCACCCACGAAGAGGTCATTACCGACCTGATACGCAGGGAAGTGAGTTCCTACCGCCAGCTTCCACTGAACCTGTACCAGATTCAGACCAAGTTCAGGGATGAGATCCGCCCCAGGTTCGGGCTCATGCGTGGACGCGAATTCATAATGAAGGATGCTTATTCCTTTGACAAGGACGAGGCCGGGGCCGCCCAGAGCTACGAATGGATGCGTCAGGCATACGTGAGCATATTTGAGAAGCTGGGTCTGCAGTTCAGGGGAGTGGAAGCTGACAGCGGGGCCATAGGAGGCAGTGTTTCCCAGGAATTCATGGTCCTGGCGGATACCGGGGAAGACGTTATAGCCACCTGTACCCACTGCGATTTTGCGGCCAACCTGGAAAAGGCCGAGGTCACATGCGCCAGTGAGGACTGTCCGGAATGCTCCCTTCCCCCGGAAAAGGTGATGACCCCGGGCATGCATACCGTTCCCCAGGTGGCAGAGTATTTGAATGTACCGGAAAGGAAGGTGCTCAAGACCCTTTTGTATGATGCCGACGGCATGGCGGTTGCGGCCCTGGTGCGCGGCGATCGCGAGCTAAACGAAGTCAAGCTCGGAAATCTCCTCGGGGCTAAGCATCTGCAGCTGGCCGGCCAAGAGCAGGTGGAAAAGTGGACCGGAGCAGGCATGGGTTTTGCCGGACCTGTGGGCCTCAAGGTGGATAAAATCGTGGCCGACCTGGAGCTTCGCCTGGAAACCGACTGGATAACCGGGGCCAATGCAGATGATGCCCATCTCAGGCACGTGGATCTGCGGCGTGATGCCCAGGTAAATGCTTATCACGACCTGCGAAGCATCACCCGGGAAGATCCCTGCCCCAGGTGTCAGGGCGGCATCCGCATGACCAAGGGCATTGAGGTGGGACATATTTTCATGCTGGGTGCCAAGTACAGCCAGTCCATGAATGCTGCCTACCTTGACGAGCATGGTGCTGAAAAACCCTTGATCATGGGTTGCTACGGCATAGGCGTAGGCCGGGTTCTGGCGGCCTGCATCGAGCAGAATCATGATGAAAACGGCATCATATTCACCCCGGCCATTGCGCCCTTCGAGGTGACCATTATCGCCCTGAATCCCAAGGATGAAATGGTCCGTAACCACTCCGAGTCCCTGTATAATGAGCTTTGCAGCCAGAACGTGGATGTTCTCCTGGATGACCGAGACGAACGTCCGGGATTCAAGTTCAAGGACTGCGACCTGGTGGGCTCTCCCCTGCAGGTGATTGTGGGAGCCAAGGGCATCAAGAACGGGGTGCTGGAGGTCAAGGAGCGCCATTCCGGCCACAGGCATGAACTGCCTCTGGAGGACTTCGGGCGGCATTTTCAGGAGGTGCGCCGCAAGGTCAGAGAGCATTTCGGGCTTGATGCCGGGTAG
- a CDS encoding GNAT family N-acetyltransferase codes for MHDLMDTEQGFYFKWHDSIQQIPGTDWDTLTRDLDTPFLDWEWLHLLEESGSVSPEAGWQPCHLGLYSSHRLIAAAPLYIKYHSQGEFVFDQQIARLAMRLNRAYYPKLVGMSPFTPLKAYRFLVHPGQDQDALVRLMQEEIENFCLRHNLSGAHYHFVDHPWMKLLNTKNFASWLHPGFVWENHGYRDFDAFLAGFKSSRRKNIKKERSKLATQGIRIQALTGDDIQPEHLQSMYNFYLHTNQKYFPWSCKYLTREFFLGLTRDLKKQVLLLAALGEEHQEPLGMSMLLFSKDRLFGRYWGGMDNLPFLHFSLCYYEPINWAIQQGIQTFDPGMGGEHKLPRGFRLVPNYSLHRIFDPQLQHILSTCLQEANMHLQQNMDELNRTLN; via the coding sequence ATGCATGACTTGATGGATACAGAACAAGGCTTTTATTTCAAATGGCATGATTCCATACAGCAGATACCCGGAACCGACTGGGACACTCTCACCCGGGACCTGGACACCCCTTTTCTGGACTGGGAGTGGCTGCACCTCCTGGAGGAGTCAGGTTCGGTCTCACCTGAAGCAGGCTGGCAGCCATGTCACCTCGGGCTCTACAGCAGCCACAGGCTTATTGCCGCCGCCCCTTTGTACATCAAGTACCACAGCCAGGGCGAATTTGTCTTTGATCAGCAGATTGCCCGCCTGGCAATGCGTCTAAACCGCGCCTACTATCCCAAGCTGGTGGGCATGAGTCCCTTCACCCCCCTGAAAGCATACCGGTTCCTGGTGCATCCCGGACAGGACCAGGACGCCCTGGTCCGTCTCATGCAGGAAGAAATAGAAAACTTCTGCCTCAGACACAACCTGTCCGGCGCACATTACCACTTTGTTGACCATCCATGGATGAAACTTTTAAACACCAAAAACTTCGCTTCCTGGCTGCATCCAGGCTTTGTCTGGGAAAATCATGGTTACCGGGACTTTGACGCTTTTCTGGCCGGATTCAAGTCCAGCAGGCGCAAGAACATCAAAAAAGAACGCAGCAAACTCGCTACTCAAGGCATAAGAATTCAGGCCCTCACTGGTGATGATATTCAGCCGGAACACCTGCAAAGCATGTACAATTTCTACCTGCACACCAACCAGAAATACTTTCCCTGGAGCTGTAAATACCTGACCCGGGAATTCTTTCTGGGACTGACCCGGGATCTGAAAAAACAGGTCCTGCTCCTGGCCGCCTTAGGTGAGGAACATCAAGAGCCTTTGGGCATGTCCATGCTCCTGTTCAGTAAAGACAGGCTCTTCGGCAGATACTGGGGAGGCATGGATAATCTGCCTTTCCTGCATTTCAGCCTGTGCTACTACGAACCTATAAACTGGGCCATCCAGCAGGGAATACAGACTTTTGACCCCGGTATGGGCGGTGAACATAAACTGCCCAGGGGATTCAGACTGGTTCCCAACTACAGCCTGCACAGAATCTTCGACCCCCAGCTTCAGCACATTCTCAGCACCTGCCTGCAGGAGGCCAATATGCATCTGCAACAAAACATGGATGAACTGAACCGGACGTTGAATTAA
- the mntA gene encoding type VII toxin-antitoxin system MntA family adenylyltransferase antitoxin — MPDKYQFKQIIEHVRQDERILALYLMGSAATGKMRPDSDVDLALLVKDPKLFSDMDRLHLAGDLAFMTGLMLDIGEISSRNLVYAKEALLTGQRIFVRDKSEADLKACTLLGMYIVFNEERQEVLRAYES; from the coding sequence ATGCCTGATAAATATCAATTCAAACAGATCATAGAACATGTAAGGCAGGATGAAAGAATCCTGGCCCTTTACCTTATGGGCAGCGCTGCAACAGGAAAAATGCGTCCGGACAGCGATGTTGACCTGGCGCTTCTGGTCAAAGATCCCAAGTTATTTAGCGACATGGACCGCCTGCACCTGGCCGGGGACCTGGCCTTTATGACAGGATTGATGCTGGATATAGGAGAAATAAGCTCCCGCAATCTGGTTTACGCAAAGGAGGCCCTTTTGACAGGACAAAGAATTTTTGTCCGGGATAAATCCGAAGCTGACTTGAAAGCCTGCACACTCCTGGGAATGTACATTGTCTTCAACGAAGAAAGACAGGAGGTGCTCCGCGCCTATGAATCATGA